Part of the Paenibacillus sp. YPG26 genome, CAAACAGGGAATATGCGGCTGTACAACCTTGAGCCGTGATGAAATTGTTGCTGAGATCAAGAGCAAAGGTCTCACTACAACCAAGGAAATCATGCACGTGCTTGATTGGAACCAGAAGGAAGGATGCTCGAAGTGCCGGCCAGCCTTGAACTACTATCTGGGCATGATCAATCCGGATTCACATGTGGATGAGAAAGAATCACGTTTTGTTAACGAGCGTATGAATGCGAATATCCAAAAGGATGGCACCTATACCGTAGTTCCACGGATGTACGGCGGTGTAACTACTCCAGAAGATCTTAAGAAAATCGCCGATGTCTCGCTCAAATATGATGTTAAAGCTGTTAAAGTCACAGGCGGACAGCGTCTAGACTTAATTGGAGTGAAGAAAGAAGATCTTCCAAAAGTATGGGAAGAGCTGGATATGCCATCAGGGTACGCATATGCCAAATCGCTGCGCACGGTTAAGACTTGTGTCGGTTCGCAGTTCTGCCGCTTTGGTACACAGGATTCGATGGGTATGGGAGCACTTCTTGAACGCAAGTTCGAGAGACTTGATTTCCCGGCTAAATTCAAGATGGCGGTTAATGGCTGCCCAAGAAACTGTGCCGAGTCGTGCACGAAGGATATTGGTATTGTTGGTAACGATGGAGGCTGGGAAATCTTTATTGGCGGTAACGGCGGGATTAAAGCCCGTCTTGCGGATTCGCTGTGCAAAGTGAAAACGGATGAAGAGCTTATTGAAATCTGTGGCGCGATGATGCAATACTACCGGGAGACCGGCAACTACCTTGAGAGAACATCGGAGTGGGTTGAACGGTTAGGTCTGGAACAGATTCGGGCAGTTGTGGTGGAAGATGAAGCCAACCGCAAGGCCTTGATGGAACGCATCGAGTTTGCGCTTGAGCAGGTTGAAGATCCTTGGAAGAAAGTCTTGAATGATGAGAAGACCCAAAGAGCCTTGTTTAATCAGCTGGACCCTGCGTTGCTTCAGAAATAAGCTCACTCAGTTCGAAAGGAGAGTTATCCATGGAAGAAAAGCATGCCTATTATCCTGTGGGAACAGTAAATGATTTTCCCGCACAGATTGGCCGGGTTGCACACGTTGGTGAAGTGGAAATCGCGATATTCTTAAATTCAGCCGGAGAGATATATGCGGTAGAGAACAAGAATCCTCATCCTAAGGGTGGGCCGCTTGCAGAAGGAATTGTCTCTGGGACATACCTGTATGATCCGCTCTATGACTGGAAGATCGATCTTAAGACCGGACTCGTGCAGGCCCCTGATGAAGGAATGGTAAGAACCTTTCCCGTAATTGTCAAGGGTGGTATCGTCTTTGTAGGCGCGCTGGCTCTTGAACCGGCAAAAGTATAAAGAGAATGAGTAAAGGATCCTTTCGAAATGAAAGGATCCTTTTTATATAACTCTGCTGAGTATTAAATACGTATTTAGGAAGCCCATTTTCCGATAAGATACAAGACCACACAGACACCAAGAAGTATGAAAGCATGTACAGTGAACAAAACAATGCTATCCAGCTTGTTGATCACATAGAGCGAAATCATTAGAAAAGTCCCTATCCCGGCACCGATCAGAAACCTCTTTAAATACCGACTTTTTGGTGAGTAGGATTTACGATTGTCAGCCATTTGAGTATGATGAAATGCACGCTTGCCAATCCATGTAACTAGACCCCAGGCTATGGATAATAGCAGTATGGCATTAAGTACAAATCCAAGGCCGATAGGGATATAGAGATTAATTTTGAAGGTTGAGAATCCATTTTGTATCCATTGATTAAGTGATCCCGAAACAATCACGTGTATTAATAATAATATACTTAAACCAGAGAATATGATGGCAACTGCCTCTTTCAGCTTGTCTCTCCCTGATTTTGAAGCCGAGTTAAGAATAATTTCATCGCAAAAGCTTTTGTAATCAGTTCCGATTATTGTAGATATGTCCTCATTTCTTTCTTGTGCAGCCAGAGTCATATCCAGCAGATCGTGCCTGACCAATTCCACTTGTGCATCGGGCATACTGCTAACCCGCAGATATACAACTATGTCCAACATGACTTGCTGGTTATGTTTCTCTAATTTCTTATCCAGTTCGTTATTTTTCATGCGAAGCTGATTAGTAGTTGTAATACTCAATGGCTCTCCTCCTTATCAGTCAAACAATTTGTGAACCGCAGCCACAAGAGTTAACCATTTCTCCCAAAAGGCTTCAAGCTCAATTAGTCCCTCATTCGTAAGGTTGAAATACTTTCTCTTCGGACCTAGTGGTGAATTCTTATAGTTAGCAGCGATCAATCCATTCTTCTCAAGCCTCATTAACAAAGGGTAAATTGTCCCTTCCGAAATGTTTGGGAATCCCTTAGAAATGAGCTTCTCGGAAATTTCATAACCATAAGTTTCATGAGTGCTAATAATTTTTAGAATACATCCCTCCAAAGTTCCCTTGAGCATTTGAGATTTATCATTCATCTGAACACCTACCTTGTATTACATAATAGCTTGTGGCTATATTGTATTACATACTAGTTTGCGAAAGCAAGCTGATTGTATTATGAATGTCAGCAATGCAGACAAGCTGAACTGCTATTAGAGCGTTTCAGCTTGTTGATTGTACAGCTTGATTTCAAAAGTGGTTCTGCCGGCAGCGCTTAACAGATGCAGTTCTCCGCCGTGCAGTTCAACGGCCTTCTTGGCAATGGATAGCCCGAGTCCAGTCCCTCCATCGCTTGTCCTTGCCGCATTCCCCCGGACAAAAGGATCAAAGAGGGTGTCCCGGATAGATTCAGGAATTCCAATCCCATCATCGCTAATCTTGAGACTGATAGTATCCCGCATTTGAGTTAATTCAATGTCTACCGAGGTTCCCGCGGGATTGTATTTGAGCGCATTTACTAGCAGATTGGATACGGCCCTGCTCATCATAGTAGGGTGGAGACGGATAGAAATCTCCTCCGCTGGGATGGATAGGCTCAAATTAAAGTGTTTTTGCTCAAATTGATCATAATTCTCTGCTGCAATCTCACGAACCAGTTCACCCAAATCGGTGTATTGAAACTCTCCCGTCCATGGATAATCTGGGGTATCCAGTTTGGATAATTCGAACAAATCCTCGATTAGCTCCGTCATTAATTTCGCCTTTGTATGGATCAAATTCAGATACTTTATTCTTTTCTCCTCATTATCAGCCAGACCAAGCAGCAAAGCGCTGGCGTAGCCCTGAATTGTTGTAATAGGAGTCTTCAGATCATGCGAGATATCTAGCAGCATGCGCTGTTTGCTCATCTTTAACGTCTGATTGGCCTGCTCCGTATCCTGTAGATGTTCAGCCATTTCGTTAAAGCATTCTTGAATGGTGGTCAGCTCCTCATTGGACCTGAATGCCAGGCGCTGATCGTAATTTCCTTCCTTCATATGCTTGATGGCTGCTGAGATCTGCTCCAGAGGAATGGTTAGGCGCGAAGAAGTCCACCTGCTGTAAATATATGCACTAAGCACAGACAGAAGAAGAATTCCATAAAAGCTACTGGTAAGCGTAATTGAAACACTGTTAGGAGGCTGAAGCAGCTTCAGCTCTGAGTGGCCCATCTCTCTTGGTATCACAACTAGACATATCAAGCTGGCACCTTGATTGGACCGGAATGGGGCTATGGAGTACAAATAGGATCCCTTTTGCCCGGAATACATCATGGACATCATCTCTTCTGTGGAATATTGGGTTCGCTTGTCCCGCTTATTTCCTATAATGTAGATAAGTGCCCGCTGATTATCCAGGATTTCAACCCACCCTCCCGACTCCTCAATCGCTTTGGAATCAATAGAGGTATAATCGGCTTTGACAATAAGGGAAGCATCAACTGGGTCGTCAAAATATTTACTTGAGAAGCCCCCAGAGAAGAGTTGGACAAATAAATAGATAATCCCGAGTGTTAGAGCAAAGAACAGATAAGACTTAACCAGCGAGTGAAATAAGCGCCCCCTCTTTCTCACAGGAAATCTTCCTTCTTGGCGAACTTGTATCCAAGTCCACGTATAGTCTTGATATAGACAGGCTGCCTGGGGTCTTCCTCAATCTTATCGCGTAGCCTCGAAATATGAACCATAACTGTGTTGTCATCCTTCCAATAAGGATCACTCCATACCTTCTCGAACAGCTGCTTCTTCGTAAATACACGCCCGGGTGCCTCCATAAAGGTCTTAAGCAGCTTGTATTCTGTAGATGTCAGCTCTATTTCATTCCCTTCTAGCGTCAAGGCGCAGGACTCCAAATGAAGTCTCAGCCGACCAACGGAAAGGGCAGCAAGTGGAGCTGAAGAGACAGGAAGGGCGTCATTGAAGTCATAGGCTCTTCGAACCTGGGCTTGAATACGGGCTACAACTTCAAGGGGATTAAATGGCTTGACTATGAAATCATCTGCTCCTAGACCAAGTCCAAGGATCTTGTCACTATCCTGATTTTTGGCTGAGAGAAAAATAATCGGCATTTTATAAACCGAACGGATCTGCTTAACCAGCTGATAACCGTCCTGAACTGGCATCATTATGTCAATTACAGCCAGGTCGATTTGTTCGGACTGAACAATCTCCCACGCTTGCATGCCGTCATAAGCTTCCAGAACACGGTAGTTGTCTCTCTCCAGGAACAGCTTCAACAGCTCTACAATATCAGGCTGATCATCAACAATTAAAATGGTGGGATTCATGACTATAGCCTCCAGTGGGTATAACATTAAGCTTCTAGCTTCTTAAGTCATGTAATTCTATTTACAGCGGCCGAATCCTGTTCGGATAAAGGAATGTAAGTTTATTTTAAGATTAAGACCATATGAAGTGCAAAAAAAAGCAGGCAGGCCCGGATCGGACGCTGTCTGCTCAGAGACCTCTGTATTCTAGATACGGCAAATTTGGTGTGGACATAATTCACAGTGGCAAATATCCTGCAGCATGACCAGATCCTTAATAATGATTAATCCGTTCTCATACTCAAGGGCGTCCTTCCTGCGCAGATCACTGAGCATCCGGTTCACACTTTCCCGAGTGGCCCCAATCATATTCGAGAGATCGGTATGAGTGATCTTTTTGTTGATACGGATAGTATTGCCCAGCTTCTCCCCATAAGAATTGCTAAGGCGGATCAAGGTGGAACATAAGGCCCCGGGCTTGCCGTACATCATCAAATCACGGAATTTGGTCTGAGTCAGACGGTGGTGAATCCCCATCCATTTCATAAAGTCAATGGCAAAATCCGCATGCTGGCAAATGATAACCTCCAGATCGCGTTGTTCAATTATCCCGACTTCACTGTCTTCAATTACTTCAGCAGTGAAGCTGAATTTGGATGCGAAGAAGGGATCTGCTTGGCCGACCAGGTCGCCATTTTGATACATATATAAGATAAGCTCCTTACCCTCATCTGTGGACTTTGTTAATTTGATTCGTCCTCTCTTAATGAAGAATAGCTTATCTGCCAAATCTCCTTCCCAGAACAAATGAGATCCGGACGGATAAAATTTATCCTTCATCATTACTAATAGACGGTTAAAATTTTGTTCGGTGAAGCTGTCCGTGTTCCCTTGGGTCAAGGTAGTAGTCATATACTCCTGCATAACTGCTCACTCCTTAGTGGTCCAATTTAGTCATATTCTACCTGGAAGGGACTAAAGGTCCGATCCATTTATATGCCTCAATTATATAGCTAAATCAAACTGTTGAGGGGCTTGTGAGGAGGGCAAAAGTGGCGAATAAACGAACATTGTGATTTTTTTCACTTTAGTTATTTTGTGTGAGAAATATCACAGTATAGCATATCTTACCATGCTAAGATGAATGCGTAGAGAGAAGGACAACAAACGAGCGGTTTTGAGATTAATACTCTTGTGAAAATATTCACGATTAGTTAATCCTTTAATTCCCGCTCAGCTAAATAATAGGAGGATGAGAGTAATGGCTGTAAAAACCGAAGTAACTGAACCCGTAAAGCCAACCGCTGAAGAACACATCCAGACATTAATTAACAAAGCAAAGAAAGCAACTGACGCATTTATGAAGATGGATCAGGAGCAGATCGACAATATCGTTCAAGCCATGGCTCTAGCCGGCATGGATAAGCACATGTACCTGGCTAAGCTCGCCATTGAAGAGACTGGACGCGGCGTCTATGAAGACAAAATTATTAAGAATATGTTCGCTACCGAATATATCTACCATAGTATCAAGAATAACAAAACTGTAGGTGTAATCGAAGATAATCAATACGATAACTTCCAGAAGATTGCTGAACCTGTTGGTATTATCATGGGGATCACACCTGTTACGAATCCAACTTCAACAACCATCTTCAAAGCCCTGATTGCCATCAAGACTCGTAACCCTATTATCTTCGGGTTCCACCCGTCTGCACAAGGCTGTTGTACAGAAACAGCGCAGATCCTGCTCAAAGCAGCAGTAGAGAACGGTGCTCCTGCAGACTGCATTCAATGGATTGAAGCTCCTTCCATGGATAAGACCAATGCCCTGATGAATCACCCTGACGTGGCCTTGATTCTTGCCACAGGCGGATCAGCAATGGTTAGAGCAGCATACAGCTGTGGTAAGCCGGCACTTGGTGTAGGTCCTGGTAACGTACCTTGCTTCATTGAGAAGAGCGCCGATATCGACCAGGCTGTGAATGACCTGATCTTGTCCAAGACGTTTGACAACGGCATGATTTGTGCTTCCGAGCAAGCAGTAATCATTGAAGAACCAATCTTCGATCAAGTGAAGAAGAAAATGATCGCTAACGGATGTTACTTTGTTAATAAAGAGGAAGCAGCCAAGTTGACAGCTGGGGCCATCATCGCTGATAAATGCGCTGTGAATCCCACTATCGTAGGTCAACCAGCTGTGAAGATCGCTGAAATGTGCGGAATTCAAGTACCGGAAGGAACCAAAATTCTGGTTGCCGAAATTGAAGGTGTAGGCACCAAGTACCCGCTGTCTGCTGAGAAGCTTAGCCCGGTACTCGCTTGTTACAAAGTAAACAGTGCACAGCAAGGTATCGACCGCGCAGCTGAGATTGTCGCATTTGGCGGTATGGGTCACTCTTCGGTTATTCACTCGAACAACGAAGAAGTAATTCAGAAGTACTCTGATCGTATGCCAACTTGCCGGATTCTGGTGAATCAGCCATCTTCGCAAGGCGGTATCGGAGATATCTACAATACCAACCTTCCATCGCTTACACTCGGCTGCGGTTCGTATGGACGGAATTCTACTTCCTCGAACGTAACAGCGGTGAACTTAATCAACGTGAAAAGGGTGAATCGTCGTACCGTGAATATGCAATGGTTCAAAGTACCTTCCAAAGTCTATTTTGAAAAAGGCGCAACTCAGTATCTTGCCAAAATGCCTGATATCTCACGTGTATTGATTGTTACAGACCCAATGATGGTGAAGCTGGGTTATGTTGAAAGAGTGGAACACTACCTGCGTCAACGTGAGACCCCGGTTGCTGTTGAAGTATTCTCACAAGTTGAACCGGATCCATCGACTACTACGGTACAACGCGGTACAGAACTGATGAATCAATTCCAGCCTGACTGCATCATCGCCCTTGGTGGTGGATCCCCAATGGATGCTGCCAAAGGAATGTGGTTGTTCTACGAATATCCAGATACTGACTTTAACAACCTGAAGCAAAAATTCATGGATATCCGTAAACGGATCTACAAATACCCGCGTCTTGGCCAAAAAGCTCAGTTCGTAGCTATTCCAACAACATCGGGTACAGGTTCGGAAGTGACTTCATTCGCGGTTATCACTGATAAAGAGAATGGCAATACGAAATATCCATTGGCTGATTATGAGCTGACACCAGATGTTGCGATTATCGATCCAGAATTCGTATACAGCTTGCCTAAAGTGGCTGTAGCCGACACAGGTATGGACGTGCTTACCCATGCGATTGAAGCTTATGTATCTGTAATGGCTAGTGACTATACAGACGGTCTTGCGATCAAAGCTATCCAACTCGTATTCGAATGGCTGGAGAAATCGGCTCTGACTGGAGACAAATTGGCCCGTGAGAAAATGCATAACGCTTCGACTCTTGCCGGTATGGCGTTCGCAAATGCATTCCTCGGTATCAACCACAGCTTGGCCCACAAATGGGGAGGTCAGTACCACACTGCTCACGGCCGGACTAACGCGATCTTGATGCCGCACGTCATTCGCTATAATGCGAAGAAACCAACGAAGTTTGCTGCTTTCCCTAAATACACCAACTTCGTGGCTGATCAACGCTATGCGGAGATTGCGCGTATTCTGGGACTGCCAGCTCGTACAACTGAAGAAGGCGTGAAGAGCCTGATCAACGCCATTCGCGATTTGAACAAGAAGCTGGGAATCCCCGAATCGTTCCAGGAAC contains:
- a CDS encoding Crp/Fnr family transcriptional regulator, with the protein product MQEYMTTTLTQGNTDSFTEQNFNRLLVMMKDKFYPSGSHLFWEGDLADKLFFIKRGRIKLTKSTDEGKELILYMYQNGDLVGQADPFFASKFSFTAEVIEDSEVGIIEQRDLEVIICQHADFAIDFMKWMGIHHRLTQTKFRDLMMYGKPGALCSTLIRLSNSYGEKLGNTIRINKKITHTDLSNMIGATRESVNRMLSDLRRKDALEYENGLIIIKDLVMLQDICHCELCPHQICRI
- a CDS encoding HAMP domain-containing sensor histidine kinase; the protein is MRKRGRLFHSLVKSYLFFALTLGIIYLFVQLFSGGFSSKYFDDPVDASLIVKADYTSIDSKAIEESGGWVEILDNQRALIYIIGNKRDKRTQYSTEEMMSMMYSGQKGSYLYSIAPFRSNQGASLICLVVIPREMGHSELKLLQPPNSVSITLTSSFYGILLLSVLSAYIYSRWTSSRLTIPLEQISAAIKHMKEGNYDQRLAFRSNEELTTIQECFNEMAEHLQDTEQANQTLKMSKQRMLLDISHDLKTPITTIQGYASALLLGLADNEEKRIKYLNLIHTKAKLMTELIEDLFELSKLDTPDYPWTGEFQYTDLGELVREIAAENYDQFEQKHFNLSLSIPAEEISIRLHPTMMSRAVSNLLVNALKYNPAGTSVDIELTQMRDTISLKISDDGIGIPESIRDTLFDPFVRGNAARTSDGGTGLGLSIAKKAVELHGGELHLLSAAGRTTFEIKLYNQQAETL
- the adhE gene encoding bifunctional acetaldehyde-CoA/alcohol dehydrogenase, encoding MAVKTEVTEPVKPTAEEHIQTLINKAKKATDAFMKMDQEQIDNIVQAMALAGMDKHMYLAKLAIEETGRGVYEDKIIKNMFATEYIYHSIKNNKTVGVIEDNQYDNFQKIAEPVGIIMGITPVTNPTSTTIFKALIAIKTRNPIIFGFHPSAQGCCTETAQILLKAAVENGAPADCIQWIEAPSMDKTNALMNHPDVALILATGGSAMVRAAYSCGKPALGVGPGNVPCFIEKSADIDQAVNDLILSKTFDNGMICASEQAVIIEEPIFDQVKKKMIANGCYFVNKEEAAKLTAGAIIADKCAVNPTIVGQPAVKIAEMCGIQVPEGTKILVAEIEGVGTKYPLSAEKLSPVLACYKVNSAQQGIDRAAEIVAFGGMGHSSVIHSNNEEVIQKYSDRMPTCRILVNQPSSQGGIGDIYNTNLPSLTLGCGSYGRNSTSSNVTAVNLINVKRVNRRTVNMQWFKVPSKVYFEKGATQYLAKMPDISRVLIVTDPMMVKLGYVERVEHYLRQRETPVAVEVFSQVEPDPSTTTVQRGTELMNQFQPDCIIALGGGSPMDAAKGMWLFYEYPDTDFNNLKQKFMDIRKRIYKYPRLGQKAQFVAIPTTSGTGSEVTSFAVITDKENGNTKYPLADYELTPDVAIIDPEFVYSLPKVAVADTGMDVLTHAIEAYVSVMASDYTDGLAIKAIQLVFEWLEKSALTGDKLAREKMHNASTLAGMAFANAFLGINHSLAHKWGGQYHTAHGRTNAILMPHVIRYNAKKPTKFAAFPKYTNFVADQRYAEIARILGLPARTTEEGVKSLINAIRDLNKKLGIPESFQELGFDPKDFESRVEYLADRAFEDQCTTANPKLPLVKELAEVYRDAFYGRFE
- a CDS encoding nitrite reductase (NAD(P)H) small subunit — protein: MEEKHAYYPVGTVNDFPAQIGRVAHVGEVEIAIFLNSAGEIYAVENKNPHPKGGPLAEGIVSGTYLYDPLYDWKIDLKTGLVQAPDEGMVRTFPVIVKGGIVFVGALALEPAKV
- a CDS encoding response regulator transcription factor, which gives rise to MNPTILIVDDQPDIVELLKLFLERDNYRVLEAYDGMQAWEIVQSEQIDLAVIDIMMPVQDGYQLVKQIRSVYKMPIIFLSAKNQDSDKILGLGLGADDFIVKPFNPLEVVARIQAQVRRAYDFNDALPVSSAPLAALSVGRLRLHLESCALTLEGNEIELTSTEYKLLKTFMEAPGRVFTKKQLFEKVWSDPYWKDDNTVMVHISRLRDKIEEDPRQPVYIKTIRGLGYKFAKKEDFL
- a CDS encoding PadR family transcriptional regulator, coding for MNDKSQMLKGTLEGCILKIISTHETYGYEISEKLISKGFPNISEGTIYPLLMRLEKNGLIAANYKNSPLGPKRKYFNLTNEGLIELEAFWEKWLTLVAAVHKLFD